A section of the Malus sylvestris chromosome 17, drMalSylv7.2, whole genome shotgun sequence genome encodes:
- the LOC126611079 gene encoding protein TIFY 5A-like encodes MATSEPQSDSHKIPTGESTRSEEQITIFYNGQVFVCDVTELQARAIILLAAREMEGRDRSMWSSAALLALHYQIYGPPGVSLKRSLQSFLQKRKQRSQAASPYNSTTNL; translated from the exons ATGGCCACTTCTGAACCACAGTCGGATTCTCACAAAATTCCAAC GGGTGAGTCAACTCGGAGCGAAGAACAAATTACGATTTTCTATAATGGACAAGTTTTCGTTTGCGACGTGACGGAACTTCAG GCTAGGGCCATAATTTTGTTGGCAGCTAGAGAAATGGAAGGAAGAGACAGATCAATGTGGTCCAGCGCAGCATTGCTTGCATTGCACTATCAAATTTATGGGCCTCCAGGTGTGTCCCTGAAGAGGTCTCTTCAAAGCTTTCtccaaaagagaaagcaaagaaGTCAAGCAGCTTCTCCATACAACTCCACCACCAACCTATGA
- the LOC126611061 gene encoding uncharacterized protein LOC126611061, producing MHPLAGGGVEDEDDKRRRQRKLEEALEIKSLRRIISAYLNYPEASEEDVRRYERSFRLLPPAHKALLSHYPLKFQRLRRCISANSYFIFNMLQAFEPPLGLSQDIDVCDGPHLENVLKNHDVSGVNNVFSSQSTCASERLHTSNSDQACCGEGSNTVSSSPIVTTNKEVDKNGHRESMTDRHALGVEYDKETQNCCGNDAIDSNGDVSSPTRTWLDPSLQLHVPLVDVDKVRCVVRNIVRDWAAEGQKERDQCYKPILKELDALFANRSNESPPACLVPGAGLGRLALEISCLGFISQGNEFSYYMMICSNFILNHCQTAGEWTIYPWIHSNCNSLSDSDQLRPVPVPDIHPASAGITEGFSMCGGDFVEVYNDPSQVGVWDAVVTCFFIDTAHNIIEYIEIISRILKDGGVWINLGPLLYHFADVYGQDEISIELSLEDVKRVALHYGFHFEKESTVETTYTTNPRSMMQNRYYAAFWTMRKRSATMERQPPLTN from the exons ATGCATCCATTAGCTGGAGGAGGAGTTGAGGACGAAGACGACAAGCGACGTCGTCAGAGGAAGCTTGAAGAAGCTCTCGAAATCAAGTCCCTCAGGCGCATCATCAGCGCCTACCTCAA TTACCCGGAGGCGTCAGAAGAGGACGTGAGGCGGTATGAAAGATCTTTTAGATTGCTTCCACCTGCCCATAAG GCTCTCTTATCCCACTACCCATTGAAGTTTCAAAGACTAAGACG GTGCATCTCCGCAAattcatatttcatttttaaCATGCTTCAG GCATTTGAACCTCCACTTGGTTTGAGCCAGGACATAGATGTCTGTGATGGACCACATCTTGAAAACGTCCTGAAGAATCACGATGTTTCTGGAGTAAATAATGTCTTCTCTTCTCAGTCTACCTGCGCTAGCGAAAGATTGCATACCTCCAATTCAGATCAGGCCTGTTGTGGAGAAGGGAGCAATACAGTGAGCAGTTCACCGATAGTGACTACCAATAAG GAGGTAGACAAAAATGGTCATCGTGAGTCCATGACCGATAGACACGCTCTAGGCGTGGAATATGACAAAGAGACACAGAACTGTTGTGGGAATGATGCCATTGATTCCAATGGAGAT GTATCCTCACCAACTCGGACATGGTTGGATCCATCATTACAATTACATGTTCCATTAGTTGATGTTGATAAG GTTCGTTGTGTAGTACGGAACATAGTTAGAGACTGGGCGGCAGAG GGACAGAAAGAACGTGATCAGTGCTACAAGCctatattaaaagaacttgatgCACTTTTTGCTAATCGCTCTAATGAAAG TCCTCCTGCCTGTTTGGTTCCTGGTGCTGGACTTGGGCGGCTGGCTTTGGAAATCTCGTGTCTAG GTTTTATAAGTCAGGGAAATGAATTTTCATACTACATGATGATATGTTCGAATTTTATTCTTAATCA TTGCCAAACTGCTGGGGAGTGGACAATATATCCTTGGATCCACAGCAATTGCAATTCACTTTCAGATAGTGACCAACTTCGTCCCGTTCCAGTGCCAGATATTCATCCAGCTAG TGCAGGGATTACTGAAGGCTTTTCTATGTGCGGTGGCGACTTTGTTGAGGTTTACAACGATCCAAGCCAAGTAG GTGTCTGGGATGCGGTTGTGACCTGTTTCTTTATTGATACCGCGCACAACATTATTGAATACATTGAAATCATATCAAGAATCTTGAAAGACGGTGGA GTTTGGATAAATCTGGGTCCCCTACTTTATCACTTtgcggatgtctatgggcaagAT gAAATATCTATTGAACTGAGTTTGGAGGATGTGAAGAGGGTTGCTTTGCACTACGGATTTCATTTCGAG AAAGAAAGTACCGTTGAGACAACCTACACTACAAATCCTAGGTCGATGATGCAA AACCGATACTACGCCGCATTTTGGACGATGAGGAAGAGATCGGCAACAATGGAGCGCCAACCTCCTTTAACCAACTGA
- the LOC126611057 gene encoding protein PAT1 homolog 1-like → MERSNGTDFRDLLDRSSSENKLFDASQYEFFGQNLVDEVELGGLDDEEDRKPLFGPVDNEYHLFEKEEGLGLGSLSDIDDLASTFAKLNKVVTGPRHPGVIGDRGSGSFSRESSSATDWAQDGDFNNWLDQHMFDTEISQEGKRWSSQPQPSSALFSESKQQKPLYRTSSYPDQQPVQHHFSSEPIVPPKSAFTSFPPPGNKFQQGSPHQLNLSAVAGGSQLPFSAPNLSPLSNSNLHMAGLPLGLHYGGNMPQFANPGLPFNSRSQNHWVTHAGVLHSDHSSLINNILQQQLPHQDGLISPQLLAAQQQLQQQRLHHSVQPSLAHFAAMQSQFYGTHPSSSHKSMHGLSDVRDHRPKRGKQRFSQGSDAGSQKSETGWIQFRSKHMTSEEIESILKMQHAATHSNDPYIDDYYHQASLSKKAAGSRSKHPFCPSHLRESPSRGRNSTDQHTHSSVDALGRIPLASIRRPRPLLEVDPPTGSGDGKQASEKPLEQEPMLAARIAIEDGLCLLLDVDDIDRLLQGQPQDGGVQLRRRRQILLEGLAASLQLVDPLGKGSHSAGLAPKDDLVFLRIVSLPKGRKLLSRFIQLLFPGSELARIVCMTVFRHLRFLYGGLPSDPAAAETTTNLAKTVSTCINGVDLRALSACLVAVVCSSEQPPLRPLGSPAGDGATIILKSVLERATVLLSDPHAAGSCSISNRTLWQASFDEFFGLLTKYCLSKYETIVQSIFTQSQQSAEVIGSEATRAIHREMPVELLRASLPHTDEHQRKLLSDFSHRSMPISGLNAHGGSGGQMNSESVRG, encoded by the exons ATGGAGAGATCTAATGGTACAGATTTCAGGGACTTGCTTGATCGTTCCTCATCAG AGAATAAACTCTTTGATGCGTCACAATATGAATTTTTTGGTCAAAATCTGGTGGACGAGGTTGAGTTGGGGGGTTTGGACGATGAGGAAGACAGGAAACCTTTATTCGGGCCTGTTGATAATGAGTACCATTTATTTGAGAAAGAAGAG GGTCTTGGTTTGGGATCTTTATCTGACATCGATGATCTGGCAAGTACTTTTGCAAAG TTAAACAAAGTTGTAACAGGACCAAGACATCCAGGAGTTATTGGCGACAGAGGTTCAGGATCTTTTTCACGGGAAA GTTCATCAGCTACTGATTGGGCCCAAGACGGAGATTTCAATAACTGGTTAGATCAGCATATGTTTGATACAGAAATTTCCCAGGAAGGAAAGAGGTGGTCTTCACAGCCCCAACCTTCTTCTGCTCTATTTTCAGAATCAAAACAGCAAAAGCCTTTGTACAGAACATCTTCATACCCAGACCAGCAGCCAGTCCAGCATCACTTCTCTAGTGAACCAATTGTACCGCCCAAGTCAGCATTCACATCATTCCCTCCTCCTGGAAACAAGTTCCAGCAGGGTTCACCACATCAGCTGAATCTTTCTGCTGTTGCTGGTGGTTCCCAGTTGCCTTTTTCTGCACCAAACCTTTCTCCTTTATCTAACTCTAATCTTCATATGGCCGGTTTACCTCTTGGGTTGCATTATGGAGGGAACATGCCTCAGTTTGCCAACCCTGGCCTTCCTTTCAATAGCAGGTCACAAAATCATTGGGTTACCCATGCTGGAGTATTGCACAGCGATCATTCCAGCCTCATAAACAATATATTGCAGCAACAGCTCCCTCATCAAGATGGACTTATTTCCCCACAATTACTGGCAGCTCAGCAGCAGCTACAACAGCAGAGATTGCACCACTCGGTTCAGCCATCTTTGGCCCATTTTGCTGCAATGCAGTCTCAGTTTTATGGTACTCATCCTTCTTCATCTCATAAGTCAATGCATGGGTTGTCCGACGTAAGAGATCATAGACCGAAAAGAGGAAAACAACGTTTTTCTCAAGGCTCTGATGCTGGTAGTCAGAAAAGTGAGACTGGGTGGATCCAGTTCAGGTCTAAGCACATGACATCTGAAGAGATAGAGAGTATTCTTAAAATGCAGCATGCAGCAACACATAGCAATGACCCCTATATTGATGATTACTACCACCAGGCAAGTCTTTCCAAAAAAGCAGCTGGCTCGCGATCGAAACATCCTTTTTGCCCATCTCATCTTAGAGAGTCCCCCTCCCGAGGTCGTAATAGTACTGATCAGCATACTCATAGTTCTGTTGACGCTCTTGGGAGAATTCCTCTTGCTTCCATACGTAGGCCTCGCCCCCTCCTTGAAGTTGATCCTCCCACTGGTTCTGGTGACGGCAAACAGGCCTCTGAGAAGCCTCTGGAGCAGGAACCCATGCTTGCTGCTAGAATTGCCATTGAGGATGGCCTTTGTCTCCTTCTTGATGTTGATGACATTGATCGACTGCTACAAGGTCAGCCCCAAGATGGTGGGGTTCAACTCAGGCGAAGGCGGCAAATACTGCTAGAAGGGTTGGCAGCATCGCTTCAGCTTGTCGACCCACTTGGTAAAGGCAGCCACTCAGCGGGTTTGGCTCCAAAGGATGACCTTGTGTTCCTACGTATAGTTTCTCTTCCTAAGGGGCGCAAGCTCCTTTCTAGGTTTATTCAGCTTCTCTTCCCTGGTAGTGAGCTTGCCCGTATTGTCTGTATGACAGTTTTCCGTCATTTAAGGTTTTTGTATGGTGGTCTACCCTCTGATCCTGCAGCTGCTGAGACAACTACTAATCTTGCAAAGACAGTTTCTACATGCATAAATGGTGTGGATCTTCGTGCATTAAGTGCTTGTCTTGTTGCAGTTGTTTGTTCATCAGAGCAGCCACCACTTCGACCCCTTGGAAGCCCTGCTGGAGATGGGGCCACTATTATTCTAAAATCTGTTCTTGAAAGGGCAACTGTACTCTTAAGCGACCCTCACGCTGCTGGAAGCTGTAGCATTTCTAACCGCACCCTTTGGCAGGCATCCTTTGATGAATTTTTTGGTCTGCTCACCAAGTATTGCCTGAGTAAGTATGAAACTATAGTACAATCAATATTTACACAGAGTCAGCAAAGTGCAGAAGTTATTGGTTCAGAGGCCACCAGGGCAATACATCGTGAAATGCCTGTGGAGCTTCTGCGTGCTAGTCTTCCTCACACAGATGAGCATCAGCGGAAGCTTTTGTCAGATTTTTCTCATCGATCAATGCCCATTTCTGGTCTTAATGCCCATGGTGGGAGCGGAGGTCAAATGAACTCTGAATCAGTGAGGGGATAA